Proteins co-encoded in one Nissabacter sp. SGAir0207 genomic window:
- a CDS encoding helix-turn-helix domain-containing protein, whose amino-acid sequence MKELDIGEVAKRSGIQPSTLRFYEKKGLIRPVGRNGLRRQYHESVLDRLQLIVLGQAAGFSLQEIAEILTPGSVGDASHDRFSRRAKEIDATIRKLRILSQGLKHIAYCTAPQHTECAEFKKIVGRGLRLIK is encoded by the coding sequence ATGAAAGAACTCGATATTGGTGAAGTCGCAAAGCGTTCTGGCATTCAGCCATCAACGTTACGTTTTTACGAAAAGAAAGGTCTCATCCGCCCGGTTGGTCGTAATGGGCTGAGAAGGCAGTATCATGAAAGCGTACTGGACAGGCTGCAGTTAATCGTACTGGGACAGGCCGCTGGATTCTCATTGCAGGAAATCGCAGAGATATTAACGCCGGGAAGCGTTGGCGATGCCAGTCACGACCGGTTCAGTCGCAGGGCAAAGGAGATTGACGCAACCATCCGCAAGCTCCGAATTCTGAGCCAGGGGCTGAAACATATTGCCTACTGCACGGCGCCGCAGCATACCGAATGTGCTGAGTTCAAAAAGATTGTCGGGCGGGGGCTGAGGCTTATTAAATAA
- a CDS encoding LysE family translocator, with protein sequence MEQFLFVAAAHFLALLSPGPDFFLVARTSVKSGWHHAAKVCLGIAMANGLFIFAAFSGITLFRAGSISFTVIQLAGCLYLLYVGQLFIRFAGRGTITENQVSENSCPAEPSAISHSYRGFSMGFLSGILNPKNALFYASLATLINGPQVVASVKVLYGAWMFSIVLLWDLLIAMFVGNQRVLRHFSHILPWVERISGVILIGLALSVISMNVIALS encoded by the coding sequence ATGGAACAGTTTTTATTCGTGGCAGCGGCACATTTTCTGGCACTGTTGTCCCCAGGACCGGATTTTTTTCTGGTTGCACGTACCTCTGTCAAATCCGGCTGGCATCATGCAGCAAAGGTTTGTCTGGGAATAGCGATGGCAAACGGGCTGTTCATCTTTGCTGCTTTTAGCGGCATAACTCTTTTCCGCGCTGGCAGTATCAGTTTTACAGTTATACAACTGGCTGGCTGTCTCTATTTACTTTATGTCGGCCAGCTTTTTATCCGCTTTGCGGGTAGAGGTACCATAACTGAAAATCAGGTTAGTGAAAACAGCTGCCCTGCAGAGCCTTCCGCTATATCACATTCTTATCGTGGATTCAGCATGGGTTTTTTGTCAGGGATCCTTAATCCTAAAAATGCGCTTTTCTATGCCAGTCTGGCGACATTAATAAACGGGCCCCAGGTTGTAGCAAGTGTCAAAGTCTTATATGGCGCATGGATGTTCAGTATCGTGTTACTGTGGGATTTACTTATCGCTATGTTCGTTGGCAACCAGCGGGTACTGCGTCACTTTTCGCATATTTTACCCTGGGTGGAGCGCATTTCAGGTGTAATTCTGATCGGGCTGGCTCTCAGTGTCATATCGATGAATGTTATCGCGCTGAGTTAA
- a CDS encoding alpha/beta fold hydrolase produces the protein MPSTLGSPQLSYIAEGKGSLIIMLHGLLMDGKSWRNNGLISLFSPFFYVVCPDLLGHGESVKPSVPELYTQQNQALSIVKIMDELGYEKAHVIGYSSGAWAALGLLNHYPERLHSVVLGGWDLKNGLPETPEGKLSFDMFMSYARSTAPELVSGLSLDDQESVRCFFNELRKYSEKKEALFPYKTPILLWAGANDPYNSPMAEIAQQYGLLMTLGKGDHLSEFNKPDKASINEIFKFIETHEGSISPFTCS, from the coding sequence ATGCCATCTACGTTAGGCTCACCTCAGTTGTCATATATTGCTGAAGGAAAAGGCTCACTGATTATAATGCTTCATGGCCTTCTAATGGACGGAAAATCTTGGCGAAATAATGGATTGATCTCCTTATTTAGTCCATTTTTTTACGTTGTTTGTCCGGACCTTTTAGGCCACGGCGAAAGCGTAAAACCGTCAGTGCCAGAATTATATACACAACAAAATCAGGCTTTATCCATTGTGAAAATTATGGATGAGCTGGGCTATGAGAAAGCGCATGTTATTGGATATTCCTCTGGCGCATGGGCAGCATTAGGGCTGCTAAACCACTATCCGGAACGGCTGCATTCTGTCGTTTTAGGCGGATGGGATTTAAAGAATGGCCTTCCGGAAACGCCTGAAGGCAAACTTAGTTTTGATATGTTTATGTCTTATGCAAGAAGCACAGCACCAGAACTTGTCTCTGGGCTTTCGCTAGATGATCAAGAAAGTGTCAGATGCTTTTTCAATGAATTAAGAAAGTATTCTGAAAAAAAAGAAGCTTTATTTCCTTATAAGACACCAATTTTACTTTGGGCCGGAGCCAACGACCCTTATAACTCTCCTATGGCTGAAATAGCGCAACAATATGGTTTATTGATGACCCTTGGAAAAGGAGATCATTTGAGTGAATTTAACAAGCCTGACAAAGCATCAATAAATGAAATTTTTAAATTTATTGAAACGCATGAGGGTTCAATATCACCTTTCACTTGTTCTTAA
- a CDS encoding AraC family transcriptional regulator, which produces MLKGTSHLITDLLKHDSKTIPAQFWRDPAISYAESRRACCSRTCYKPHSHPTFSIGAVDAGGSIFTGAAAGPCYLRPGMMVFIPASSVHACNPLPDQSWSYQMLHLDARWLKALIAEVNNIPGDFISDREIRLIDDKEIYARFCTLNTVLFSDAGTEDKSAALIEFIGDCYCENNKVRTFQALSSCDSPAIKKLTDALLQTERQPWALAELADISGMSRYQLIRLFRAETGMTPHAWQLNARVNQARRWLQSGYEITDIAYRLGFADQSHFQRVFKAHTGVTPGSYRA; this is translated from the coding sequence ATGCTTAAAGGGACCTCTCACCTCATAACGGATTTGCTGAAGCACGATAGCAAAACTATACCTGCTCAATTCTGGCGAGATCCGGCGATCAGTTATGCAGAAAGCCGCCGCGCCTGCTGCAGCCGCACCTGCTATAAGCCGCACAGTCATCCCACATTTTCCATTGGCGCAGTCGATGCAGGCGGAAGTATTTTTACAGGAGCAGCAGCCGGTCCTTGTTATTTGCGACCTGGAATGATGGTTTTTATTCCGGCCAGCTCTGTCCATGCGTGTAATCCCCTGCCCGATCAGAGCTGGAGCTATCAGATGCTGCATCTGGATGCCAGATGGCTGAAGGCTTTAATTGCTGAAGTAAATAATATACCCGGTGATTTCATCAGTGACAGAGAGATCCGGCTGATTGATGATAAAGAGATTTATGCCCGCTTTTGTACGCTGAATACCGTCCTGTTTTCAGATGCCGGCACAGAAGATAAAAGTGCTGCCCTGATCGAGTTCATTGGCGACTGTTACTGCGAGAACAACAAGGTCAGAACATTTCAGGCGCTATCGTCTTGCGACAGTCCGGCAATAAAAAAACTAACTGATGCACTGCTGCAAACGGAACGGCAGCCATGGGCATTAGCAGAATTAGCGGACATTTCTGGCATGAGTCGGTATCAACTAATCAGACTGTTTCGCGCTGAAACCGGTATGACGCCACATGCCTGGCAGCTTAATGCTCGCGTTAATCAGGCGCGCCGCTGGCTTCAGTCAGGCTATGAAATAACGGACATCGCTTACCGGCTGGGTTTCGCTGACCAAAGTCATTTCCAGCGCGTATTTAAGGCCCATACAGGTGTAACGCCTGGCTCCTATCGGGCGTGA
- a CDS encoding DUF2938 family protein — protein sequence MREIAVFMAITGTGATLLMDLWSLFLKRVLNLPTLNYALVGRWILWFPYGKFRHQTIASTKARAGETFTGWAFHYLTGMLFALLPFTLDATDWLQTPSFSTALLTGLLTLSAPWLILQPAFGFGIAASNTPRPWLARQLSVITHLVYSAGLYLTACILVSLD from the coding sequence ATGAGGGAAATTGCTGTTTTTATGGCGATAACAGGGACTGGCGCTACCCTGTTAATGGACCTGTGGTCACTCTTTCTGAAACGCGTACTGAATTTACCAACGCTCAATTATGCTTTGGTAGGGCGCTGGATTTTATGGTTTCCTTACGGAAAGTTCCGGCATCAGACGATCGCCTCAACAAAAGCAAGAGCCGGAGAGACGTTTACAGGATGGGCGTTTCATTATCTGACAGGAATGCTTTTTGCTTTACTACCGTTTACGCTTGACGCAACAGACTGGCTGCAAACGCCCTCCTTTTCAACGGCGCTGCTGACGGGTTTGCTTACGCTGTCAGCGCCCTGGCTGATTTTACAGCCGGCTTTCGGATTTGGCATTGCGGCGTCAAACACACCGAGGCCATGGCTGGCGCGCCAGCTAAGTGTTATCACGCATCTGGTTTATAGTGCCGGGCTTTATCTCACGGCATGCATTCTGGTTTCGCTGGACTGA
- a CDS encoding alpha/beta hydrolase translates to MQQKTDFTPWVNAPVRSVRRGHFWIPGERIEQNGLTYQRGPMYVEWEAPKEITRPYPVVLMHGGGFQGTEWFDTPDGRPGWAQRFVEDGFAVLVIDRPGHGRSPFHVETTGKMGPAFSYEGGQQIYFPGTNERHTQWPFAEDDADSMDEFIAGYGPLPADLALSQTMDADRMAALLNRIGPAILVTHSASGPDGWLTADRCPDQVKMIVAVEPMGPPFASIPNIGIMSWGPAAAPLKFDPPFKHASDLQQAEPGSYRLPSLAEKPILIVTAEASDFAVASPPTAEFLNAAGASAELLHLPDHGVFGNGHGLIYEKNSDEALAPILEWINMNMPVTD, encoded by the coding sequence GTGCAGCAAAAGACTGACTTTACTCCGTGGGTTAATGCACCGGTACGCTCGGTTCGTCGGGGGCATTTCTGGATCCCCGGCGAGCGCATTGAACAAAACGGACTGACCTATCAGCGAGGGCCGATGTACGTTGAATGGGAAGCACCAAAAGAAATCACTCGTCCTTATCCGGTAGTGCTTATGCATGGCGGTGGCTTCCAGGGCACCGAATGGTTTGATACGCCAGATGGGAGACCCGGCTGGGCGCAGCGATTTGTTGAGGATGGCTTCGCGGTACTGGTCATAGATAGACCCGGTCACGGGCGCTCACCCTTCCACGTCGAAACGACGGGCAAGATGGGCCCCGCTTTCTCCTATGAAGGTGGTCAGCAGATTTACTTTCCCGGCACAAATGAGCGACATACTCAGTGGCCTTTCGCTGAAGATGATGCAGATTCAATGGATGAGTTTATTGCAGGCTATGGCCCTCTGCCTGCTGATTTGGCACTTTCTCAGACCATGGACGCAGACAGGATGGCAGCCCTTCTGAACCGTATCGGGCCCGCTATTCTGGTCACGCACTCAGCTTCCGGCCCGGATGGCTGGCTGACCGCAGATCGTTGTCCGGACCAGGTAAAAATGATCGTGGCTGTTGAACCTATGGGCCCTCCCTTTGCCAGTATACCGAACATCGGAATAATGAGCTGGGGGCCTGCAGCGGCGCCATTAAAATTTGATCCACCGTTTAAACATGCCAGCGACCTACAACAGGCTGAACCGGGCAGTTACCGCCTGCCTTCACTGGCAGAAAAGCCGATTCTGATTGTCACGGCAGAAGCCTCTGATTTCGCAGTCGCAAGTCCTCCAACCGCTGAATTTCTTAATGCTGCCGGGGCTTCAGCCGAGCTGCTTCATTTGCCTGACCATGGCGTTTTTGGAAATGGTCATGGGCTCATTTATGAAAAGAACTCCGATGAGGCACTTGCTCCTATTCTGGAATGGATCAACATGAATATGCCAGTAACAGACTGA
- a CDS encoding TetR/AcrR family transcriptional regulator: MKAAGRPRTFDRDEAVEKAMYLFWQYGYESTSLAVLKAGISTGISSPSFYAAFGSKEELYRECIQRYLSTFGQVTQPLWDNTIPARESLESTLRLSARMQCEPGHPSGCMIGLGAMSATSTENAVVAEPLARSRERTREGIFATVQRGVNTGELRADTDIDALASTFSTFLFGLSIQARDGATSEQLNGAVSLMMHLWSQHSA; encoded by the coding sequence ATGAAAGCTGCGGGAAGGCCAAGAACTTTCGACAGAGATGAGGCTGTCGAAAAGGCAATGTACTTGTTCTGGCAATACGGTTATGAGTCGACATCACTCGCCGTGTTAAAAGCAGGAATAAGTACCGGAATTTCCTCACCCAGCTTCTATGCAGCCTTCGGTTCAAAAGAGGAACTGTACCGGGAATGCATACAGCGCTACCTCTCAACCTTTGGGCAGGTCACTCAACCTCTCTGGGATAACACCATCCCCGCACGGGAATCTCTGGAATCTACGTTGAGACTATCGGCAAGAATGCAATGCGAGCCCGGGCATCCTTCGGGTTGTATGATAGGTTTGGGTGCAATGAGTGCAACCTCCACAGAAAATGCAGTCGTTGCTGAACCTCTTGCCCGCTCCCGTGAGCGTACCCGGGAAGGCATCTTTGCAACGGTTCAGCGTGGAGTCAATACGGGAGAGCTCAGGGCAGACACCGATATCGACGCTCTGGCATCGACTTTCAGTACATTTCTCTTCGGCTTGTCCATTCAGGCGCGGGACGGCGCAACGTCAGAGCAACTGAATGGCGCAGTCTCGTTGATGATGCACCTGTGGAGCCAGCATTCGGCTTAA
- a CDS encoding EthD family reductase has product MKPMEPVILYVTYQGNLNSYFDRAYYANRHLPLVTKSFTQYGLTSVSVFYPEISQPGTLVICECIFRDEAAIHTAFSSSEAAEVMNDLAHFTDINPVRLRGIPL; this is encoded by the coding sequence ATGAAACCGATGGAACCGGTAATCCTCTATGTTACCTATCAGGGCAACCTGAACTCTTATTTTGATCGCGCCTACTACGCAAACCGTCATCTGCCCCTGGTAACAAAGTCCTTTACTCAGTATGGCTTAACAAGCGTTTCAGTCTTCTATCCGGAAATCTCACAACCCGGCACTTTGGTTATCTGCGAGTGCATATTTCGCGATGAAGCGGCTATTCATACTGCATTTTCCTCATCAGAGGCGGCAGAAGTAATGAATGACTTAGCTCATTTTACTGATATCAACCCGGTTCGTTTACGCGGCATTCCGCTATAA
- a CDS encoding alpha/beta fold hydrolase: MTFLEKMLTGALLSSAMISGLSQAAATTDEFPIPQGFSSEVKTVDGIKLHYVQGGKGPLVYLVHGFGQSWYEWHQLMPELAKNHTVVAVDLPGLGLSQPPATSYSGEDVSQYFYKLADSLSPGEKFTLVAHDIGIWSTYPMAASHQDRISKLVYMEAPIPDKRMYDFPAFSLEGESLVWHFSFFAAKNKLAETLIKGHEKLFLTHFIMEHATHKAVFTPALLDMYATSYAKPHTLTASFEYYRALNTSIGQNKKLSETKLTMPVMAIGGGGHGGMGQFQADQMKNYATRVEGHVLPDCGHWLPEECPQQLNPLVLSFINR; encoded by the coding sequence ATGACGTTTTTAGAAAAGATGCTGACCGGAGCCCTGCTTAGTTCAGCGATGATTTCTGGCCTGTCTCAGGCAGCGGCAACGACCGATGAGTTTCCGATCCCTCAGGGGTTCAGCAGCGAAGTTAAAACGGTGGACGGCATTAAGCTGCATTATGTGCAGGGCGGAAAAGGTCCTTTGGTTTATCTGGTACATGGATTCGGACAGTCATGGTACGAATGGCACCAGCTGATGCCTGAGCTGGCTAAAAATCACACTGTTGTTGCAGTCGATCTGCCCGGTCTGGGACTGTCACAGCCTCCTGCCACCTCTTACAGTGGAGAAGATGTTTCGCAGTATTTTTATAAACTGGCTGACTCTTTGAGCCCGGGAGAAAAGTTCACGCTGGTAGCTCACGATATCGGTATCTGGAGCACATACCCAATGGCCGCCAGCCATCAGGACAGGATCAGTAAACTTGTCTATATGGAAGCGCCAATCCCGGATAAGCGCATGTATGATTTCCCGGCCTTCTCACTGGAGGGCGAGTCTCTGGTTTGGCATTTCAGCTTTTTTGCCGCCAAAAATAAGCTGGCGGAAACACTGATAAAAGGGCATGAAAAACTTTTTCTGACCCATTTTATCATGGAGCACGCGACTCATAAGGCGGTTTTTACGCCAGCGCTGCTGGATATGTATGCAACGTCTTATGCAAAGCCGCATACGCTGACCGCCTCCTTTGAATATTACCGTGCACTGAATACATCCATTGGACAAAACAAAAAGCTGTCAGAAACAAAACTTACTATGCCGGTCATGGCGATTGGTGGTGGCGGACATGGTGGTATGGGCCAGTTTCAGGCAGACCAGATGAAAAATTACGCGACACGAGTTGAAGGACATGTCTTGCCTGATTGCGGACACTGGCTACCGGAAGAGTGTCCGCAACAACTTAACCCGCTGGTACTCAGTTTTATTAATAGATAA
- a CDS encoding GNAT family N-acetyltransferase gives MLNIHSDRLAYRYLLQSDWHFFRTLNQDRNVMHFINDARTEEDIRAQSFEPRLQPWQKGCPHWLCLIICLKNTLTPVGVTGFVDRGNDIAETGFILDAGFHGKGIGSESLRDIARFAFNGQGYRKLTATVTAGNEASRRTLLKVGFQQEGTLRENYFLGGAWQDDWVFGLLSAEFT, from the coding sequence ATGCTTAATATTCATTCGGACAGGCTGGCTTACCGTTATCTTCTGCAATCTGACTGGCATTTTTTCCGCACCCTTAATCAGGATCGGAATGTAATGCATTTTATTAACGATGCGCGAACCGAAGAAGATATCCGCGCCCAGTCGTTTGAGCCGCGTCTGCAACCGTGGCAAAAAGGCTGTCCGCACTGGCTGTGCCTGATTATCTGCCTGAAAAACACCCTTACGCCGGTTGGCGTAACCGGATTTGTGGACCGCGGTAATGACATCGCTGAAACTGGTTTTATCCTTGATGCCGGTTTTCACGGTAAAGGCATTGGCAGCGAATCTCTGCGCGACATTGCTCGTTTTGCTTTTAATGGCCAGGGTTATCGCAAATTAACCGCTACGGTTACGGCCGGGAATGAAGCCTCGCGCAGAACCTTACTGAAAGTCGGCTTTCAGCAGGAAGGAACGCTACGGGAGAATTATTTTCTGGGGGGCGCCTGGCAGGATGACTGGGTATTCGGGCTTCTGAGCGCAGAATTTACCTGA
- a CDS encoding NAD(P)-dependent oxidoreductase — translation MNIGIIGLGAMGSAIAGNLIAAGHTVISWSRSGRNVEGVTAVASPQQAMQGDITLTLLSDDAAIRDVLLERDLLRQANPTLIHIVVSTISVSFSHELDEHHRKANISWIAAPVLGRPDVAAQGGLNVLAAGSTEALKKSEQVLNVISKRIWNIGTTPAAAHAAKIACNMMITMAIEAMAEAVVLTEANGLDRERFFDLILNTLFGSRSYQIYSRNIAANVYEPGFKASLGLKDLRLAKQAAEASRAELPMLQAVHQQMHKAVDAGGGNRDWSVMADYTIRFSVI, via the coding sequence ATGAATATTGGTATTATCGGGCTGGGTGCCATGGGTAGCGCTATTGCCGGAAATTTAATAGCCGCGGGTCATACGGTTATTTCATGGAGCCGCTCTGGTCGAAATGTTGAGGGCGTTACAGCAGTAGCTTCACCACAGCAGGCAATGCAGGGCGATATCACGTTAACGCTACTTTCTGACGACGCGGCAATACGGGACGTATTGCTCGAACGCGATCTGCTACGTCAGGCAAATCCAACTCTGATCCATATTGTTGTTTCGACTATTTCCGTCAGCTTCTCACATGAATTAGATGAACATCATCGCAAAGCCAATATTAGCTGGATTGCGGCACCGGTGCTCGGCAGACCGGATGTCGCTGCTCAGGGAGGGCTTAACGTGCTGGCTGCCGGCTCGACTGAGGCGCTGAAAAAATCAGAACAGGTGCTTAACGTTATCAGTAAACGTATCTGGAATATAGGTACAACACCTGCCGCGGCGCATGCTGCAAAAATCGCATGCAACATGATGATCACCATGGCCATTGAGGCTATGGCTGAAGCTGTTGTACTCACCGAAGCCAATGGACTGGATCGCGAACGATTCTTTGATCTTATTCTCAATACGCTGTTTGGCAGTCGTAGCTATCAGATTTATTCGCGCAACATAGCCGCCAATGTGTATGAACCCGGCTTCAAAGCGTCTCTCGGCCTCAAGGACCTGCGTCTGGCTAAGCAGGCTGCAGAAGCGTCTCGTGCAGAGTTGCCGATGCTTCAGGCAGTTCATCAGCAAATGCATAAAGCGGTAGATGCAGGAGGCGGCAACAGAGACTGGTCAGTAATGGCGGATTACACAATTCGTTTTTCGGTCATATAG